DNA sequence from the Streptomyces tsukubensis genome:
CCCCGCCCCCACCACCGGAACCGCACATGCACCACGCCTCCCCCCTGCCAATCCGATGACCGCAGGAATCGCCTACGCCATCCCCGCCGGCGTTCTTCTCGCCACCACCCTGATCAAACTCGCAGCCCTCGTACGGAACCCCCGTGACGTCTTCCTGCGCTCGATCTGCGCGGTACTTGCGGTCGCCTTCCTCGTCTTCGCGACCGCCGCCCCGCCCGTGCTGCGCGTCATCAACGACCTGAGCGGCATACCTAACCTCGCGGCCCCCTTGGTGTACTGCGTCCTGACCGCGTTCTCCGGATCCAGCATCGTCCTGTTGATCTACTGGCGTGACGGCGACACCGACAGCACCCGCCGATCCACCCGGCTATGTCTCGGCGCTTACGGCGTGGTCGTGGTCGCCCTCTGGGTGCTGTTCATCCTCGGGGACGCACCGGTCGAGCGCCTGCGCGACCTCGACACCTACTACGCGAGCACGCCTTTCATCCGCGAGATGATCCTCCTCTACCTCCTCGCCCACACCATCGCAGCCGTCACCATGACGCTCTTGTGCTGGCGCTGGTCCCGGCAAGTCCGCGGCGCGCTCCGCGCCAGCCTGCTCACGGTCGCCGCCGGATCCGTTCTCGCTTTCGGTTACGACATCCTGAAAGTAATCGCCATCGTCGCCCGGTGGACAGGCGCTAACTTCGACTGGCTCTCCACCGACGCCGCCTTCGCGATCGCGGCGGTATCAGCAGTGCTGACCGGCGTGGGCTTCCTCATCCCCACCGTGAGCCAGGGAGCGATGTCGCGCTGGCGCACCGGCCGCCACTACCACGCCCTCAGGCCGCTGTGGACCGAGCTGCGTCCCGAAATCCCCCCGACCAGTGCCGCCCCACTGCCGTGGTGGTCCTCCACAGACCTGCGCCTGCTCCAGCGCGAGCGCGACATCCATGACGCCCTTCTCCGGCTGGCACCACACTGCGACCGCACAACCGCACAACGGGCCTACCAATCCGCCCTCGAAGCAGGGCGCTCGCCCGCCGCCTCCTGCCTCGAAGCGGACGCCGCCGTCATCACCGCCGCCATCGTCGCGAAAACCCGCACAGCACCACCGCTCGCACCCCCGGACCGCTGGACCGTGAAGTCCGCAGACACCGCTATCGGTCTCATCCGCCTCTCCCTGGTCCTGCGCCACTCACCCCTCGTAGCCCAAGCACAACAAAAAGGCCCATCACCGCGCCGGACCAAAGAGCCGAGCCCGTGAGCAGCCCCATTCACGATGATTCAGTCAGCCAGCGAAAGGAAAAGGTATGAGTCCGGCGCAGACCTACGACGGCATCGTCATCGGGGGCGGATTCACAGGGGCTCTCGCAGCGCTGGCATCCATCCGCGGAGGAAACCACGTACTGCTGCTCACCGGCGACAAAGAAGGCAAGGCCGACGAGTACGCGAACACACCGCACCTCCTCCCGTGGGGGAGTCTCCACGACGCCGATACGTGGGCCCCCGGCCTAGGAGCCCAACTCCTCGACGCCGGCGCCAGCCCCATACCTCTGCCGGAAGGACTCGTATCCTCCGGCGCACCGGCGCCACGCTGGGGCACCTCGCACCCGAAAGTACTCTCCTGCACCCGGCAGCTATTCCGGACCACGCTGCATGCGAACCTCGCTATGGAGCACGGATTCTATGGCCATCTGTCCGTCCGGAATGGGACTGCCGTAGGGCTCCTCGGATCACGCCGCGAGGTCACCGGGGTGCGCGTGAATTTCGATGACGGCGCGACAGAGGAGGTCCACGCACCGCTCGTCGTCGACTGCAGCGGCCGGTCATCCGCCGCGGACTGGTTGACCGCCCTTGGCCTGCCACCCACCCGGCAAACAACGCAAAGAGCGGCACTGACGTACACTCAACAGGAATACGAACTTCCTGGAATGCCATCCCATATTGTGTGGAACCCATCCATGATCCTTGCCCCAGTGGAAGACCGGAAGTGGGTCCTCACATGCTCCACGGAAGCATCGGTCGAGAACCCAGCTTCATGGCGGACCTTGAGCGCCGGAATTTCGCACATAGCCCAGGCCGACCCTGTCGGCGATCCCGATTTGGTCCGTATTCCGCCCCGGCGTATCCACCATTACGATGAGCAGCTCTGCTGGCCTAGGGGATTCCTCGTCCTCGGCGATGCTGTCGGCACTCAGAACCCTCTGAACGGCACAGACGCCGAGATCGCCCAAGCGATGGTCGAGACATTCCATCAGGAACTTTGCAGGGGCGGAATCGCTCACCCCACCCTTGCGGAACGTACCCAGGCTGCAGTTAACCACCTCAGCTCACGAGCATGGGGTCTGCCCGTAGAGAAACCCACCCGGAACAAGTGGGCCAGCGCCAGAAAGGCGGGAAGAGAAGTAAGCCGTCCAGGCATTCCCTTCCGATGGTGTTAATGCCGTCTTTGTGCGTGTGGCGGGGCCGCGTCCCACCGGTGCGATGCCGGGCGCCGACGACCGGTGCCGGGGTCTGTCCGGTGACGCTGTCGTCCGGGCGGCGCGCGGTGCCGTCACCTGGCCTGTACGCCGCCAGTAGCCGGTCCTGGGCCGGAGAGGCAGCCTGTTCTTCACGCTCCCGGGCCCGGTCGAGGACGGAGCGGGCGCTGCCGGACCCGCGATCTAGATGTATTGACCACGAGTGTTGTTAACGGTTCCGGGTCTTGATCATGGCGAAGACCTCCGGTGTGGTGGAGGTGTCTAGGCTCCACACCGCACACGGAGGTCTTCGTGTCCCACCGT
Encoded proteins:
- a CDS encoding MAB_1171c family putative transporter, with product MTAGIAYAIPAGVLLATTLIKLAALVRNPRDVFLRSICAVLAVAFLVFATAAPPVLRVINDLSGIPNLAAPLVYCVLTAFSGSSIVLLIYWRDGDTDSTRRSTRLCLGAYGVVVVALWVLFILGDAPVERLRDLDTYYASTPFIREMILLYLLAHTIAAVTMTLLCWRWSRQVRGALRASLLTVAAGSVLAFGYDILKVIAIVARWTGANFDWLSTDAAFAIAAVSAVLTGVGFLIPTVSQGAMSRWRTGRHYHALRPLWTELRPEIPPTSAAPLPWWSSTDLRLLQRERDIHDALLRLAPHCDRTTAQRAYQSALEAGRSPAASCLEADAAVITAAIVAKTRTAPPLAPPDRWTVKSADTAIGLIRLSLVLRHSPLVAQAQQKGPSPRRTKEPSP
- a CDS encoding FAD-dependent monooxygenase family protein, translated to MSPAQTYDGIVIGGGFTGALAALASIRGGNHVLLLTGDKEGKADEYANTPHLLPWGSLHDADTWAPGLGAQLLDAGASPIPLPEGLVSSGAPAPRWGTSHPKVLSCTRQLFRTTLHANLAMEHGFYGHLSVRNGTAVGLLGSRREVTGVRVNFDDGATEEVHAPLVVDCSGRSSAADWLTALGLPPTRQTTQRAALTYTQQEYELPGMPSHIVWNPSMILAPVEDRKWVLTCSTEASVENPASWRTLSAGISHIAQADPVGDPDLVRIPPRRIHHYDEQLCWPRGFLVLGDAVGTQNPLNGTDAEIAQAMVETFHQELCRGGIAHPTLAERTQAAVNHLSSRAWGLPVEKPTRNKWASARKAGREVSRPGIPFRWC